Sequence from the Nocardiopsis sp. YSL2 genome:
ATGGACCTGTACCTGCGCATCGCCCCCGAGCTCTCGCTCAAGCGGCTGGTGGTGGGCGGTCTGGAGAAGGTCTTCGAGATCAACCGGAACTTCCGGAACGAGGGCGCGGACTCCACGCACAACCCCGAGTTCACGATGCTGGAGTTCTACGAGGCCTACGCCGACTACAACGTCATGGCGGACGTGACCCGCGAGCTCGTCCAGGACGCCGCGCGCGCGGTGTTCGGCTCCACCGTCGTCGAGCGCGACGGCCAGACGTTCGACCTGGGCGGGGAGTGGCCGAGGGTCACCCTCTACGGAGTGGTCTCCGAGGCGCTCGGTGCCGAGGTCACCCCGCGCACCCCGATCGAGGAGGTGCGGCGTCTGGCCGAGGCCAGGGGCGTGGAGTTCGACCACGCGTGGGGCCAGGGCAAGCTGGTCGAGCACGTCTTCGAGGAGCTGGTGGAGCACACGCTCGTGCAGCCCACGTTCGTGTGCGACTTCCCGGTGGAGACGAGCCCGCTGACACGCCAGCACCGCGAGGACCCGCTGTTGACCGAGAAGTGGGACCTCATCGGCTTCGGTATGGAGCTGGGCACGGGCTACTCCGAGCTGGTCGACCCCGTCGAGCAGCGCCGGCGCCTGACCGAGCAGTCGCTGATGGCGGCCGAGGGCGACCCCGAGGCCATGCAGCTGGACGAGGACTTCCTGCGGGCGCTGGAGTACGGGATGCCGCCGAGCGGTGGGGTCGGGCTCGGCATCGACCGCCTGCTGATGGCCTTCACGGGCAAGAACATTCGGGAAACTGTTCTTTTCCCGATCGTGAAGCCTTCGGGAGACTAGGGGTACTCGGCATGACCGCCCCCTTGGGGAATCGGTGATCCACATTCACTGAAAGCGGTTGTCCGATAGACGGGACGGGGCCGTCGCGCGAAAGCGCGGCGGCCCCGTCCCGTGCCGGCCATGGGGCTGGTCATCCGTGATATGCCTCACTGGCCGGACATAGTGGGCTTTCCCGAGAGCGCGGAGCGACTTTTTGCATCGGGAAGTCCACTACGGATCAGCGTTCAGCCTTGAAGATTGTTTACGCAGGTCAGCACTCCCCTGGGCTTTCCCCCGCCGTGACCCTGTCACGGAACGATTTTGCAGAACTACGCATGGTGATTTATCGGGTCTTGACGGTATCTTCTCGGCCGCCTAGCGTGCTGAGGGCGGGCCTTGGTCCGCGAGTTTGCCGAAGTGGATCGAGAACGTCGGTGAGCGTGGCGGGACGATCGTCCCCCACGTGCGTGCGTGTCCCTCGACTGGTCTGTCCGTCCCAGACCGTGACGAAGCGACCGCACGCGACCCGTGTGTCCGTAGTCCTCTCCTGTGCCAGAGGAGAGTGGTCCTACGCGATCCGCGGGGCTCCGGCCCGGAGAAGTGTCCGGGGACGCCTCGACCCGCACGGTGACGAGTTTGATGTTCCGCACTCACATGGATGAGGGAGGACGGAGTGGAACAGGCCACACTCGTACGTCGTACCGTCGAGGACCACCGGGAGAACGTGGTCCCCCTGCAGACCCGGTCCCGAGAGGCCCCGCTCTCCGGCACGTACGCGCCGGTCGAGCTGGGGCACGAGGACCTGGAGTTGCTCGCCGAGATCGCCACCGGGGTCACCACCGAGGTGGCGGCACGGCATCTCGAGCTCAGCGCGCGGACCCTGCGCCGCCGCATCCGCAACATCTGCGACATGCTCGGAGTCAACACACCCATCGAGGCGGTCGTCTGGGCCGCTCGGCGCCAGCTGATCTGACGCCGGCCCGGTGACCACCGGGCGACACCACGGGCATACCGGCCCTGGCCGCACGTGCGCGCCGCGTCCACCGGAGGAAGAGCGTTCCGGTAGGTGTCGGCGAGCGCGTGGGCATAGTCTGGTCCGGTTATGCCCGTTCGTCATGTTCGGGTGCGTCGCGCGCGTACGAGCGACGTCGCCCACATCCGCCGCCTCGTCGACACCTACACGGTCGACCGCCGTGTCCTCTCCAAGAGCACGGTCAACCTCTATGAGGACATCCAGGAGTTCTGGGTGGCCGAGGCGGAGACCGAGGAGTCCGAACGCCGTGTCGTGGGCTGTGGAGCCCTCCACGTGCTCTGGGAGGACCTCGCCGAGGTGCGCACCGTGGCCGTGGACCCCTCCCTGCGCGGATTCGGTGTCGGCCACCGCATCGTCGCCGCACTACTGGACACCGCCCGCGTTCTCGGTGTCAGCCGTGTGTTCTGTCTGACATTCGAGACAGGATTCTTCGCCAAACACGGCTTTGCGCCGATCCAGGGCACACCCGTCTCTCCCCGTGTCTACGAGGAACTCCTCCGTTCCTATGACGAGGGCGTCGCGGAATTCCTGGACCTGGAGCGGGTTAAGCCCAACACGCTAGGGAACACCAGGATGCTCGTGTACCTGGGCGGGAGCCTCGGTCCGTAAAGGATTTCGGTCGCGGGGCAGGGTCTTACACCCGTCCTGGTCGGTGACAGCGCTTATCCACACCGGTGGTATGGCTGCGGAACGCGGCAGGTAATGTGTACCTGCGTCCGCCGGAGGCTCTCACACACGGGTGGTGGCCCGTGCACGATTGGCGGGCATCCTGCGGTACTGCGTCCCGTGTCAAACCGGGGGCGTGCGATGTCTATGATGTCGGGTATGCGATTGCCAGGGTGGCCGACACGTCATCCCCTGGGCGCCCCGACCCTCTGTCGGGTATTTGCTGCGATAAGTAACAACCAGGAAGGGTGGAGCCTCGATGGGTGACTTTTTGGCATCGATGCTTCCCCCCGGACTGATCGACGTATTGTCGGCGCTCATCCCTCCCGTGGTTGTCGCTACCGTGTTCTGTGCCATCATCCTCAAGATCCTGCGCCGGGAGATGGCGCCGAGGCGGATGGACGGAACCCTGGTCAGCGACGACGCGGTCGAGAGCGACGACAGCGCGGCCGAGGTCGAACGGACCGAGGCGACGAACGAGACGCCGATTGCCCGGGCAGGGGAACGCAACGAATCCGACGGTAGTTGATAGAACCGTCCCCGTGACGTGAGCCCCCGCGGAGCCGTGAGCGGGGGCTCCGTGCGCGATCGGGCCACTCCGCGCCCTCGCGCGGCCTCGACGACCCCGAAACCGGGTGCCGGGGCCGGATGATTTCTGGCACGCCGGGAATTGTCTTCCGCGTTCGTGGGAGATAGCTTTATATTCAGGTGTGGAGACACCGCTCTTCTGAAAGGTAAGATTCCATGGCACAGAAGGTCCAGGTTTTCCTGGTCGATGACCTCGACGGCGGCGAGGCCGAGGAGACGGTGACGTTCGGTCTGGACGGCTCCGTGTACGAAATCGACCTGAGCGCAGGTAATGCTGCCAAGCTCCGTGAGGCCCTTACTCCGTTCGTCGAGGCGGCCCGCAAGGCGCCCGCCAAGGCCTCCCGGGGCACCGCCCGCCGCGGCAGCCGGAATGCGCCCAGCCGTGAGCGCAGCGCGGAGATTCGCGCGTGGGCCAAGGCCGCCGGCAAGCCGGTCAATGAGCGCGGCCGTATCCCCGCGGCGATCGTTGCCGAATATGAGGCGGTCAAGGGTTAGGTTTGAACCTGACCAGGGGCGCCGAAATGTTGTCAGGTCTTGATCGAATATCGACCTCGGCTCCAGGGGTCTGTCCCGACCCGACCATCCCGGGCCCGTACGCGGGCCCTGTGACACGGGGATGAAGGGGATACCTCAGACCTCTGGCGGCACGGGCCGGGCATCCGACCCCGGCGCGGCACCGAAGCGCCCTGCCGCGGCCGGATGCCCGGCAACGCGGCATTCCCGGCTTTCCTCGTTCTGGAGGCGCCG
This genomic interval carries:
- the lysX gene encoding bifunctional lysylphosphatidylglycerol synthetase/lysine--tRNA ligase LysX — translated: MNDTHDDTYDDLPEQMRVRRQKLDRLREEGIDPFPVTFPRTTSIGAVRDKHEGLEPDTRTGVEVSVAGRVMLYRTGGKLCFATLRDETGDLQVMLSLDRVGQERLDAWKADIDLGDHVGVEGEVITSRRGELSVMVTSWTLTAKCLRPLPEKHKGLTDPEARVRQRYVDLIVNPESQQMVRRRSAAIRALRDGLGSRDYIEVETPMLMRVHGGATARPFVTRINAYDMDLYLRIAPELSLKRLVVGGLEKVFEINRNFRNEGADSTHNPEFTMLEFYEAYADYNVMADVTRELVQDAARAVFGSTVVERDGQTFDLGGEWPRVTLYGVVSEALGAEVTPRTPIEEVRRLAEARGVEFDHAWGQGKLVEHVFEELVEHTLVQPTFVCDFPVETSPLTRQHREDPLLTEKWDLIGFGMELGTGYSELVDPVEQRRRLTEQSLMAAEGDPEAMQLDEDFLRALEYGMPPSGGVGLGIDRLLMAFTGKNIRETVLFPIVKPSGD
- a CDS encoding LuxR family transcriptional regulator, producing the protein MEQATLVRRTVEDHRENVVPLQTRSREAPLSGTYAPVELGHEDLELLAEIATGVTTEVAARHLELSARTLRRRIRNICDMLGVNTPIEAVVWAARRQLI
- a CDS encoding amino-acid N-acetyltransferase; its protein translation is MPVRHVRVRRARTSDVAHIRRLVDTYTVDRRVLSKSTVNLYEDIQEFWVAEAETEESERRVVGCGALHVLWEDLAEVRTVAVDPSLRGFGVGHRIVAALLDTARVLGVSRVFCLTFETGFFAKHGFAPIQGTPVSPRVYEELLRSYDEGVAEFLDLERVKPNTLGNTRMLVYLGGSLGP
- a CDS encoding Lsr2 family protein yields the protein MAQKVQVFLVDDLDGGEAEETVTFGLDGSVYEIDLSAGNAAKLREALTPFVEAARKAPAKASRGTARRGSRNAPSRERSAEIRAWAKAAGKPVNERGRIPAAIVAEYEAVKG